From a region of the Rhodococcus sp. 4CII genome:
- a CDS encoding PspC domain-containing protein, with amino-acid sequence MTFDSNTPRQFIRSDNQKMLAGVCGGIAEYFSVDVNLVRLLTVVATFVTGGTAALVYLAAWMLMPAGH; translated from the coding sequence ATGACATTCGACAGCAACACTCCCCGCCAGTTCATCCGCTCCGACAATCAGAAGATGCTCGCAGGCGTCTGCGGCGGCATCGCCGAATACTTCTCCGTGGACGTCAACCTCGTCCGCCTGCTCACCGTCGTCGCGACGTTCGTCACCGGCGGCACCGCGGCGCTCGTCTACCTCGCCGCCTGGATGCTGATGCCGGCCGGACACTGA